The following coding sequences are from one Perognathus longimembris pacificus isolate PPM17 chromosome 13, ASM2315922v1, whole genome shotgun sequence window:
- the LOC125361712 gene encoding olfactory receptor 5D13-like, which yields MAPLPVSRNQTARVTFILLGFSEYQDLQVPLFLVFLTIYTITVLGNLGMITIIRLSPKLHTPMYFFLSHLSFVDFCYSSDITPKLLENLLVEDRSFSVAGCITQFFFLCTCAVTETFMLAAMAYDRFVAVCNPLLYTVAMSPKLCVLLVAACYSWGLACAFICIYFVSTLYFCGTKLIYNFVCEYSAIASVSCSDPHISQVILSSFATFNEVGSLVIVFTSYVFIFVTVMRMPSTAGRYKAFSTCASHLTAITIFHGPILFLYCVPSDKSSWLLIEIASVFYTVVIPMLNPVIYSLRNKDVKQAARRLINSQLSCHKS from the exons atggcccctctgccagtttccagaAATCag ACTGCTCGGGTGACCTTCATCCTCCTGGGCTTCTCAGAATATCAGGACCTCCAGGTGCCACTCTTCCTGGTTTTCCTCACCATCTACACCATCACCGTGCTGGGCAACCTGGGCATGATCACCATCATCAGGCTCAGTCCCAAgctccacacccccatgtactttttcctcagTCACTTGTCCTTTGTGGATTTCTGTTATTCTTCAGACATCACGCCCAAGCTCTTGGAGAATCTGCTTGTAGAGGACAGAAGCTTCTCTGTTGCAGGCTGCATCACCCAATTCTTCTTTCTATGTACTTGTGCGGTAACAGAAACCTTCATGTTGGCCGCCATGGCCTATGACCGATTTGTGGCTGTTTGTAACCCCCTCCTCTATACAGTGGCCATGTCCCCAAAGCTGTGTGTTTTGTTGGTAGCTGCATGCTACTCTTGGGGTCTAGCGTGTgccttcatatgtatatattttgtgtcAACCTTATACTTTTGTGGGACAAAGTTAATATACAACTTTGTGTGCGAGTATTCTGCCATTGCTTCTGTGTCCTGCTCAGATCCCCACATTAGTCAAGTGATCCTTTCATCCTTTGCCACATTCAATGAAGTAGGCAGTCTGGTGATCGTTTTTACCtcctatgttttcatttttgtcacaGTCATGAGAATGCCCTCCACTGCAGGGAGATACAAAGCCTTCTCTACATGTGCTTCTCATCTGACTGCTATTACTATTTTCCATGGGCCCATCCTTTTTCTCTACTGTGTTCCTTCTGACAAAAGCTCGTGGTTGTTGATAGAGATAGCTTCTGTCTTTTACACTGTGGTCATCCCTATGCTTAATCCAGTGATTTATAGTCTCAGGAACAAAGATGTGaagcaggcagccaggaggctaatCAATTCCCAACTCTCCTGTCATAAAAGTTGA
- the LOC125362521 gene encoding olfactory receptor 5D13-like: MPHSAASVFRITQNQSAGVTFILLGFSEYPDLQVPLFLVFLTIYTVSVLGNLGMIAIIRLSPKLHTPMYFFLSHLSFVDFCYSSVVTPKLLETLLVEDRSISFAACVSQFFFVCICVVTETFMLAAMAYDRFVAVCNPLLYTVAMSQKLCALLVAASYFWAMLCSFVFIYFLLTLNFCGTKVINNFVCEHSAIVAVACSDPYVSQLSIVIFAIFDEVSSLGIVVTSYIFIFVTVMRMPSSGGRYKAFSTCASHLTAITIFHGPILFLYCVPTTKSAWLLVKIASIFYSVVVPMLNPLIYSLRNKDVKLAARRLITSQLSCHKS; encoded by the exons ATGCCTCACTCAGCTGCCTCTGTATTTCG GATCACACAAAATCAGAGTGCTGGGGTGACCTTCATCCTCCTGGGATTCTCAGAATATCCGGACCTCCAGGTGCCACTCTTCCTGGTTTTCCTCACCATCTACACTGTCAGCGTGCTGGGAAACCTGGGCATGATCGCCATCATCAGGCTCAGTCCCAAGCTCCAcacacccatgtacttcttcctcagtcACTTGTCTTTTGTGGATTTCTGTTACTCTTCTGTTGTCACACCCAAGCTCCTGGAGACCCTACTTGTGGAGGACAGAAGCATCTCCTTTGCAGCCTGCGTCAGCCAATTCTTCTTTGTATGTATCTGTGTGGTAACAGAAACCTTCATGTTGGCAGCCATGGCCTATGACCGATTTGTGGCCGTTTGTAACCCTCTACTCTACACAGTGGCCATGTCCCAAAAGCTGTGCGCTTTGTTGGTGGCTGCATCTTACTTTTGGGCTATGCTGTGTTCTTTTGTATTCATATACTTTTTGTTAACTTTAAATTTCTGTGGGACAAAGGTCATAAACAACTTTGTGTGTGAGCATTCTGCTATTGTTGCTGTAGCCTGCTCTGACCCTTATGTAAGTCAGTTGTCTATTGTGATATTTGCCATATTCGATGAAGTAAGCAGCCTGGGGATTGTTGTCACTTcctatatttttatctttgtcactGTTATGAGAATGCCCTCCTCTGGGGGTCGTTACAAAGCCTTCTCAACATGTGCTTCCCACCTCACCGCCATTACTATTTTCCATGGCCCCATCCTTTTCCTCTATTGTGTTCCTACAACCAAAAGTGCATGGTTGCTGGTGAAGATTGCCTCTATCTTTTACTCTGTGGTCGTCCCTATGCTGAATCCTCTGATTTACAGTCTCAGGAACAAAGATGTGAAGCTGGCAGCCAGGAGGCTAATCACCTCCCAACTATCCTGTCATAAAAGCTGA
- the LOC125362520 gene encoding olfactory receptor 5D13-like translates to MFYVVHRITKNQTAAVTFILLGFSEYPDLQVPLFLVFLTIYTVSVLGNLGMITIIRLSPKLHTPMYFFLSHLSFVDFCYSSAVTPKLLETLLVEDRSISFAACVSQFFFACICVVTETCMLAAMAYDRFVAVCNPLLYTVAMSPKLCALLVAASYFWGILWSFVFIYFLLTLNFCGTKVINNFMCEHSAIVAVACSDPYVSQLSIVIFAIFNEISSLGIVVTSYVFIFVTVMRMPSTAGRYKAFSTCASHLTAIAVFHGPILFLYCVPTTKSSWLLVKIASIFYTVVIPMLNPLIYSLRNKDVKQATRRLINSQLLCHKN, encoded by the coding sequence ATGTTTTATGTTGTCCATAGGATCACAAAAAATCAGACTGCTGCAGTGACCTTCATCCTCCTGGGATTCTCAGAATATCCGGACCTCCAGGTGCCACTCTTCCTGGTTTTCCTCACCATCTACACTGTCAGTGTGCTGGGAAACCTGGGCATGATCACCATCATCAGGCTCAGTCCCAAGCTCCACAcacccatgtactttttcctcagTCACTTGTCCTTTGTGGATTTCTGTTACTCTTCTGCCGTCACTCCCAAGCTCCTGGAGACCCTACTTGTGGAGGACAGAAGCATCTCCTTTGCAGCCTGTGTCAGTCAATTCTTCTTTGCATGTATCTGTGTGGTAACAGAAACCTGCATGTTGGCAGCCATGGCCTATGACCGATTTGTGGCTGTTTGTAACCCTCTCCTCTATACAGTGGCCATGTCTCCAAAGCTGTGTGCTTTGCTGGTGGCTGCATCCTACTTTTGGGGTATTCTGTGGTCTTTTGTATTTATATACTTTTTGTTAACTTTAAATTTCTGTGGGACAAAAGTTATCAACAACTTTATGTGTGAGCATTCTGCCATTGTTGCTGTAGCCTGCTCTGACCCTTATGTAAGTCAGTTGTCTATTGTGATCTTTGCCATATTCAATGAAATAAGCAGCCTAGGGATTGTTGTCACTTCCTATGTTTTCATCTTTGTCACTGTCATGAGAATGCCTTCCACTGCAGGGAGATACAAAGCCTTCTCAACATGTGCTTCCCACCTCACTGCCATTGCTGTTTTCCATGGTCCCATCCTTTTCCTCTACTGTGTTCCTACCACCAAAAGTTCTTGGTTGCTGGTGAAGATTGCCTCTATCTTTTACACCGTGGTCATCCCCATGCTTAATCCACTGATTTACAGTCTCAGGAACAAAGACGTGAAGCAGGCAACCAGGAGGCTAATAAATTCCCAACTATTATGTCATAAGAATTAA
- the LOC125361737 gene encoding olfactory receptor 5D13-like produces MNHSAASVFRITQNQTAGVTFILLGFSEYPDLQVPLFLVFLTIYTVSVLGNLGMIAIIRLNPKFHTPMYFFLSHLSFVDFFYSSIITPKLLENLLVEDRRISFAGCITQFFFLCTCAVTETFMLAAMAYDRFVAVCNPLLYTVAMSPKLCAFLVAASYSWGLVCSFIFVYFVLTLYFCGTKVINNFVCEHSAIAAVSCSDPHISHIILSSFATFNEISSLVIVFTSYVFIFVTVMRMPSPGGRYKAFSTCASHLTAITIFHGMILFLYCVPTTKSSWLMVKIASIFYTVVIPMLNPLIYSLRNKDVKQAARKLIKTQLRSHKS; encoded by the exons ATGAATCACTCAGCTGCCTCTGTATTTCG GATCACACAAAATCAGACTGCTGGGGTGACCTTCATCCTCCTGGGCTTCTCAGAATATCCAGACCTCCAGGTGCCACTCTTCCTGGTTTTCCTCACCATCTACACTGTCAGCGTGCTGGGAAACCTGGGCATGATCGCCATCATCAGGCTCAATCCCAAGttccacacccccatgtactttttcctcagTCACTTGTCCTTTGTGGATTTCTTTTACTCTTCAATCATCACGCCCAAGCTCCTGGAGAACCTACTTGTGGAGGATCGAAGAATCTCCTTTGCAGGCTGCATCACCCAGTTTTTCTTTCTATGTACTTGTGCGGTAACAGAAACCTTTATGTTGGCAGCCATGGCCTATGACCGATTTGTGGCCGTTTGCAATCCTCTCCTTTACACAGTGGCCATGTCCCCAAAGCTGTGTGCTTTCTTGGTGGCTGCATCGTACTCCTGGGGTCTAGTATGTTCGTTCATATTCGTATATTTTGTATTAACCTTGTACTTTTGTGGGACAAAGGTCATAAACAACTTTGTGTGTGAGCATTCTGCCATTGCTGCTGTGTCCTGCTCAGATCCCCACATTAGTCACATAATCCTTTCATCCTTTGCCACATTCAATGAAATAAGCAGTCTAGTGATTGTTTTTACCTCCTATGTTTTTATCTTTGTCACTGTAATGAGAATGCCCTCCCCTGGGGGGCGCTACAAAGCCTTCTCAACATGTGCTTCCCACCTCACTGCCATTACTATTTTCCATGGCATGATTCTTTTCCTCTACTGTGTTCCAACCACTAAAAGCTCATGGCTGATGGTCAAAATAGCCTCTATCTTTTACACTGTAGTCATCCCCATGCTCAATCCTCTGATATACAGCCTCAGGAACAAAGATGTGAAGCAGGCAGCCAGGAAGCTCATCAAGACCCAATTAAGAAGTCATAAAAGTTGA